The Salvia miltiorrhiza cultivar Shanhuang (shh) chromosome 1, IMPLAD_Smil_shh, whole genome shotgun sequence genome has a window encoding:
- the LOC130987672 gene encoding uncharacterized protein At5g08430-like isoform X2, which translates to MKDTFWVGDSSLQSPVSPVPKKRKRRVGKRKIEFVGWGSRPLIEFLEAIGKDTREKHPRQEVAAFISKYINDKGLTSAEKKKKVLCDERLFALFGKKSMSRIKVFDMLEEHFAENHNDSDDDFLDSSDEDYGEKDSSQVKKIPTGQMKKVLKTPKSCYAAVTPENIKLIYLKRSVIQDLLKVPESFEFKVVGSFVRLKSDPNDIYQKNRFQLQQVTGIEKISGTGDADIETHLLRVSNFFKGVDICMLSDDNFTKEEVEDVWDRIKAGSLNRLTVNVVQLKAQVLHVDITKNWIAKEISLLQKLAEHANEKGWQREKFEYLERRKLLQKQSEQEKLLLKLPEVVAEELEPEAMVTVASEKAEISVCSPQSILRGSSNVSSTDASGSGDIGTPPKVILSTLQVQNGWIDWVADVPLPKGSGESDTPPKVILSDSHTLQVQNVGIDWVADIPLKDPKGSAEIGTPPEVISSDSRTLEAQNGGIDWVANIPLKDPKDIIKQEMLVTNANCGESSRETQGIGVGDNEPPGRGEPEQPLITAPTVICNGNSTATQVMGSGEKNPQPPSATTVIELSDDDSEDDVPDSAGISHGENPNDAVWHYADPQGQTQGPFPLSLLKRWSDANYFPSGFTVWKTGQTSHEGLVLVDVLHRTFPY; encoded by the exons ATGAAAGACACCTTTTGGGTGGGAGACTCCAGTTTACAGTCGCCTGTTAGCCCTGTTCCTAAGAAAAGGAAGAGAAGAGTTGGGAAAAGAAAAATCGAGTTTGTTGGATGGGGTTCTAGGCCTTTAATTGAATTTCTTGAAGCAATTGGTAAGGATACAAGGGAAAAGCACCCGCGACAGGAGGTGGCAGCATTCATCAGCAAGTACATAAATGATAAAGGTCTTACTAGTgcagaaaagaagaagaaagtccTTTGTGATGAGAGACTTTTCGCTCTCTTTGGGAAGAAATCTATGTCGCGAATAAAAGTATTTGACATGCTGGAAGAGCACTTTGCTGAAAACCACAATGACTCTGATGATGATTTTCTGGACAGCTCAGATGAAGATTATGGAGAAAAAGATTCCTCACAGGTGAAAAAGATTCCTACTGGTCAGATGAAGAAGGTCCTTAAGACTCCTAAAAGCTGCTATGCTGCTGTTACTCCTGAAAATAtcaaacttatttatttaaagagaAGTGTAATTCAGGACCTCCTCAAGGTTCCTGAAAGCTTTGAATTTAAAGTAGTGGGGAGCTTTGTTAGATTGAAATCTGATCCGAATGACATTTATCAAAAGAATCGCTTCCAGCTTCAACAAGTCACAG GGATAGAGAAGATTTCTGGTACTGGTGATGCTGATATTGAAACCCACCTCCTAAGAGTTTCAAATTTCTTTAAGGGTGTTGACATTTGCATGTTGTCAGATGATAACTTTACTAAG GAAGAAGTTGAAGATGTTTGGGACAGGATTAAAGCTGGCTCGCTTAACAGGCTTACCGTC AATGTGGTTCAATTGAAGGCCCAAGTACTTCATGTTGATATCACAAAAAAT TGGATTGCCAAAGAAATTTCTCTGTTGCAAAAGCTTGCTGAACATGCCAATGAGAAAGGATGGCAAAGAGA GAAGTTCGAGTACCTAGAAAGAAGGAAATTGCTACAGAAACAATCTGAACAAGAAAAATTATTGCTCAAACTTCCTGAAGTGGTTGCTGAAGAATTAGAGCCTGAAGCTATGGTAACTGTTGCTTCTGAAAAAGCAGAAATAAGTGTGTGTTCTCCACAATCAATTCTTAGGGGAAGTTCTAACGTCTCCAGCACAGATGCTTCAG GGTCTGGAGATATTGGTACTCCACCTAAAGTTATTTTAAGTACTCTTCAAGTTCAGAATGGATGGATTGATTGGGTTGCCGACGTCCCTCTCCCAAAAG GGTCTGGAGAGAGCGATACTCCACCTAAAGTTATTTTAAGTGATTCACATACTCTTCAAGTTCAGAATGTAGGCATCGATTGGGTTGCCGACATCCCTCTCAAGGATCCAAAAG gGTCTGCAGAGATTGGTACTCCAcctgaagttatttcaagtgaTTCACGGACTCTTGAAGCTCAAAATGGAGGCATCGATTGGGTTGCCAACATCCCTCTCAAGGATCCAAAAG ATATCATCAAACAAGAGATGCTGGTCACTAATGCAAACTGTGGTGAAAGCAGTAGAGAGACGCAGGGCATAGGTGTCGGAGATAATGAACCTCCGGGTCGGGGAGAGCCAGAACAACCACTTATTACAGCTCCCACTGTGATCTGTAATGGAAACAGTACAGCGACACAGGTGATGGGTTCTGGAGAAAAGAACCCTCAACCACCAAGTGCAACTACGGTGATTGAATTAAGCGACGATGACTCAGAAGATGATGTGCCAGACAGTGCAGGTATAAGTCATGGTGAAAACCCGAACGATGCTGTATGGCACTACGCAGATCCCCAAGGGCAAACTCAAGGTCCGTTCCCACTATCTTTATTGAAGCGCTGGAGTGATGCTAATTACTTCCCTTCAGGTTTCACAGTGTGGAAAACTGGTCAGACCTCTCACGAGGGACTTGTGTTAGTTGATGTTCTTCATCGGACATTCCCATATTGA
- the LOC130987672 gene encoding uncharacterized protein At5g08430-like isoform X1: protein MKDTFWVGDSSLQSPVSPVPKKRKRRVGKRKIEFVGWGSRPLIEFLEAIGKDTREKHPRQEVAAFISKYINDKGLTSAEKKKKVLCDERLFALFGKKSMSRIKVFDMLEEHFAENHNDSDDDFLDSSDEDYGEKDSSQVKKIPTGQMKKVLKTPKSCYAAVTPENIKLIYLKRSVIQDLLKVPESFEFKVVGSFVRLKSDPNDIYQKNRFQLQQVTGIEKISGTGDADIETHLLRVSNFFKGVDICMLSDDNFTKEEVEDVWDRIKAGSLNRLTVNVVQLKAQVLHVDITKNWIAKEISLLQKLAEHANEKGWQREKFEYLERRKLLQKQSEQEKLLLKLPEVVAEELEPEAMVTVASEKAEISVCSPQSILRGSSNVSSTDASGSGDIGTPPKVILSTLQVQNGWIDWVADVPLPKGSGESDTPPKVILSDSHTLQVQNVGIDWVADIPLKDPKGSAEIGTPPEVISSDSRTLEAQNGGIDWVANIPLKDPKADIIKQEMLVTNANCGESSRETQGIGVGDNEPPGRGEPEQPLITAPTVICNGNSTATQVMGSGEKNPQPPSATTVIELSDDDSEDDVPDSAGISHGENPNDAVWHYADPQGQTQGPFPLSLLKRWSDANYFPSGFTVWKTGQTSHEGLVLVDVLHRTFPY, encoded by the exons ATGAAAGACACCTTTTGGGTGGGAGACTCCAGTTTACAGTCGCCTGTTAGCCCTGTTCCTAAGAAAAGGAAGAGAAGAGTTGGGAAAAGAAAAATCGAGTTTGTTGGATGGGGTTCTAGGCCTTTAATTGAATTTCTTGAAGCAATTGGTAAGGATACAAGGGAAAAGCACCCGCGACAGGAGGTGGCAGCATTCATCAGCAAGTACATAAATGATAAAGGTCTTACTAGTgcagaaaagaagaagaaagtccTTTGTGATGAGAGACTTTTCGCTCTCTTTGGGAAGAAATCTATGTCGCGAATAAAAGTATTTGACATGCTGGAAGAGCACTTTGCTGAAAACCACAATGACTCTGATGATGATTTTCTGGACAGCTCAGATGAAGATTATGGAGAAAAAGATTCCTCACAGGTGAAAAAGATTCCTACTGGTCAGATGAAGAAGGTCCTTAAGACTCCTAAAAGCTGCTATGCTGCTGTTACTCCTGAAAATAtcaaacttatttatttaaagagaAGTGTAATTCAGGACCTCCTCAAGGTTCCTGAAAGCTTTGAATTTAAAGTAGTGGGGAGCTTTGTTAGATTGAAATCTGATCCGAATGACATTTATCAAAAGAATCGCTTCCAGCTTCAACAAGTCACAG GGATAGAGAAGATTTCTGGTACTGGTGATGCTGATATTGAAACCCACCTCCTAAGAGTTTCAAATTTCTTTAAGGGTGTTGACATTTGCATGTTGTCAGATGATAACTTTACTAAG GAAGAAGTTGAAGATGTTTGGGACAGGATTAAAGCTGGCTCGCTTAACAGGCTTACCGTC AATGTGGTTCAATTGAAGGCCCAAGTACTTCATGTTGATATCACAAAAAAT TGGATTGCCAAAGAAATTTCTCTGTTGCAAAAGCTTGCTGAACATGCCAATGAGAAAGGATGGCAAAGAGA GAAGTTCGAGTACCTAGAAAGAAGGAAATTGCTACAGAAACAATCTGAACAAGAAAAATTATTGCTCAAACTTCCTGAAGTGGTTGCTGAAGAATTAGAGCCTGAAGCTATGGTAACTGTTGCTTCTGAAAAAGCAGAAATAAGTGTGTGTTCTCCACAATCAATTCTTAGGGGAAGTTCTAACGTCTCCAGCACAGATGCTTCAG GGTCTGGAGATATTGGTACTCCACCTAAAGTTATTTTAAGTACTCTTCAAGTTCAGAATGGATGGATTGATTGGGTTGCCGACGTCCCTCTCCCAAAAG GGTCTGGAGAGAGCGATACTCCACCTAAAGTTATTTTAAGTGATTCACATACTCTTCAAGTTCAGAATGTAGGCATCGATTGGGTTGCCGACATCCCTCTCAAGGATCCAAAAG gGTCTGCAGAGATTGGTACTCCAcctgaagttatttcaagtgaTTCACGGACTCTTGAAGCTCAAAATGGAGGCATCGATTGGGTTGCCAACATCCCTCTCAAGGATCCAAAAG CAGATATCATCAAACAAGAGATGCTGGTCACTAATGCAAACTGTGGTGAAAGCAGTAGAGAGACGCAGGGCATAGGTGTCGGAGATAATGAACCTCCGGGTCGGGGAGAGCCAGAACAACCACTTATTACAGCTCCCACTGTGATCTGTAATGGAAACAGTACAGCGACACAGGTGATGGGTTCTGGAGAAAAGAACCCTCAACCACCAAGTGCAACTACGGTGATTGAATTAAGCGACGATGACTCAGAAGATGATGTGCCAGACAGTGCAGGTATAAGTCATGGTGAAAACCCGAACGATGCTGTATGGCACTACGCAGATCCCCAAGGGCAAACTCAAGGTCCGTTCCCACTATCTTTATTGAAGCGCTGGAGTGATGCTAATTACTTCCCTTCAGGTTTCACAGTGTGGAAAACTGGTCAGACCTCTCACGAGGGACTTGTGTTAGTTGATGTTCTTCATCGGACATTCCCATATTGA
- the LOC130987672 gene encoding uncharacterized protein At5g08430-like isoform X3: MKDTFWVGDSSLQSPVSPVPKKRKRRVGKRKIEFVGWGSRPLIEFLEAIGKDTREKHPRQEVAAFISKYINDKGLTSAEKKKKVLCDERLFALFGKKSMSRIKVFDMLEEHFAENHNDSDDDFLDSSDEDYGEKDSSQVKKIPTGQMKKVLKTPKSCYAAVTPENIKLIYLKRSVIQDLLKVPESFEFKVVGSFVRLKSDPNDIYQKNRFQLQQVTGIEKISGTGDADIETHLLRVSNFFKGVDICMLSDDNFTKEEVEDVWDRIKAGSLNRLTVNVVQLKAQVLHVDITKNWIAKEISLLQKLAEHANEKGWQREKFEYLERRKLLQKQSEQEKLLLKLPEVVAEELEPEAMVTVASEKAEISVCSPQSILRGSSNVSSTDASGSGDIGTPPKVILSTLQVQNGWIDWVADVPLPKGSGESDTPPKVILSDSHTLQVQNVGIDWVADIPLKDPKEIGTPPEVISSDSRTLEAQNGGIDWVANIPLKDPKADIIKQEMLVTNANCGESSRETQGIGVGDNEPPGRGEPEQPLITAPTVICNGNSTATQVMGSGEKNPQPPSATTVIELSDDDSEDDVPDSAGISHGENPNDAVWHYADPQGQTQGPFPLSLLKRWSDANYFPSGFTVWKTGQTSHEGLVLVDVLHRTFPY, from the exons ATGAAAGACACCTTTTGGGTGGGAGACTCCAGTTTACAGTCGCCTGTTAGCCCTGTTCCTAAGAAAAGGAAGAGAAGAGTTGGGAAAAGAAAAATCGAGTTTGTTGGATGGGGTTCTAGGCCTTTAATTGAATTTCTTGAAGCAATTGGTAAGGATACAAGGGAAAAGCACCCGCGACAGGAGGTGGCAGCATTCATCAGCAAGTACATAAATGATAAAGGTCTTACTAGTgcagaaaagaagaagaaagtccTTTGTGATGAGAGACTTTTCGCTCTCTTTGGGAAGAAATCTATGTCGCGAATAAAAGTATTTGACATGCTGGAAGAGCACTTTGCTGAAAACCACAATGACTCTGATGATGATTTTCTGGACAGCTCAGATGAAGATTATGGAGAAAAAGATTCCTCACAGGTGAAAAAGATTCCTACTGGTCAGATGAAGAAGGTCCTTAAGACTCCTAAAAGCTGCTATGCTGCTGTTACTCCTGAAAATAtcaaacttatttatttaaagagaAGTGTAATTCAGGACCTCCTCAAGGTTCCTGAAAGCTTTGAATTTAAAGTAGTGGGGAGCTTTGTTAGATTGAAATCTGATCCGAATGACATTTATCAAAAGAATCGCTTCCAGCTTCAACAAGTCACAG GGATAGAGAAGATTTCTGGTACTGGTGATGCTGATATTGAAACCCACCTCCTAAGAGTTTCAAATTTCTTTAAGGGTGTTGACATTTGCATGTTGTCAGATGATAACTTTACTAAG GAAGAAGTTGAAGATGTTTGGGACAGGATTAAAGCTGGCTCGCTTAACAGGCTTACCGTC AATGTGGTTCAATTGAAGGCCCAAGTACTTCATGTTGATATCACAAAAAAT TGGATTGCCAAAGAAATTTCTCTGTTGCAAAAGCTTGCTGAACATGCCAATGAGAAAGGATGGCAAAGAGA GAAGTTCGAGTACCTAGAAAGAAGGAAATTGCTACAGAAACAATCTGAACAAGAAAAATTATTGCTCAAACTTCCTGAAGTGGTTGCTGAAGAATTAGAGCCTGAAGCTATGGTAACTGTTGCTTCTGAAAAAGCAGAAATAAGTGTGTGTTCTCCACAATCAATTCTTAGGGGAAGTTCTAACGTCTCCAGCACAGATGCTTCAG GGTCTGGAGATATTGGTACTCCACCTAAAGTTATTTTAAGTACTCTTCAAGTTCAGAATGGATGGATTGATTGGGTTGCCGACGTCCCTCTCCCAAAAG GGTCTGGAGAGAGCGATACTCCACCTAAAGTTATTTTAAGTGATTCACATACTCTTCAAGTTCAGAATGTAGGCATCGATTGGGTTGCCGACATCCCTCTCAAGGATCCAAAAG AGATTGGTACTCCAcctgaagttatttcaagtgaTTCACGGACTCTTGAAGCTCAAAATGGAGGCATCGATTGGGTTGCCAACATCCCTCTCAAGGATCCAAAAG CAGATATCATCAAACAAGAGATGCTGGTCACTAATGCAAACTGTGGTGAAAGCAGTAGAGAGACGCAGGGCATAGGTGTCGGAGATAATGAACCTCCGGGTCGGGGAGAGCCAGAACAACCACTTATTACAGCTCCCACTGTGATCTGTAATGGAAACAGTACAGCGACACAGGTGATGGGTTCTGGAGAAAAGAACCCTCAACCACCAAGTGCAACTACGGTGATTGAATTAAGCGACGATGACTCAGAAGATGATGTGCCAGACAGTGCAGGTATAAGTCATGGTGAAAACCCGAACGATGCTGTATGGCACTACGCAGATCCCCAAGGGCAAACTCAAGGTCCGTTCCCACTATCTTTATTGAAGCGCTGGAGTGATGCTAATTACTTCCCTTCAGGTTTCACAGTGTGGAAAACTGGTCAGACCTCTCACGAGGGACTTGTGTTAGTTGATGTTCTTCATCGGACATTCCCATATTGA
- the LOC130987672 gene encoding uncharacterized protein At5g08430-like isoform X4, translating into MKDTFWVGDSSLQSPVSPVPKKRKRRVGKRKIEFVGWGSRPLIEFLEAIGKDTREKHPRQEVAAFISKYINDKGLTSAEKKKKVLCDERLFALFGKKSMSRIKVFDMLEEHFAENHNDSDDDFLDSSDEDYGEKDSSQVKKIPTGQMKKVLKTPKSCYAAVTPENIKLIYLKRSVIQDLLKVPESFEFKVVGSFVRLKSDPNDIYQKNRFQLQQVTGIEKISGTGDADIETHLLRVSNFFKGVDICMLSDDNFTKEEVEDVWDRIKAGSLNRLTVNVVQLKAQVLHVDITKNWIAKEISLLQKLAEHANEKGWQREKFEYLERRKLLQKQSEQEKLLLKLPEVVAEELEPEAMVTVASEKAEISVCSPQSILRGSSNVSSTDASGSGDIGTPPKVILSTLQVQNGWIDWVADVPLPKGSGESDTPPKVILSDSHTLQVQNVGIDWVADIPLKDPKEIGTPPEVISSDSRTLEAQNGGIDWVANIPLKDPKDIIKQEMLVTNANCGESSRETQGIGVGDNEPPGRGEPEQPLITAPTVICNGNSTATQVMGSGEKNPQPPSATTVIELSDDDSEDDVPDSAGISHGENPNDAVWHYADPQGQTQGPFPLSLLKRWSDANYFPSGFTVWKTGQTSHEGLVLVDVLHRTFPY; encoded by the exons ATGAAAGACACCTTTTGGGTGGGAGACTCCAGTTTACAGTCGCCTGTTAGCCCTGTTCCTAAGAAAAGGAAGAGAAGAGTTGGGAAAAGAAAAATCGAGTTTGTTGGATGGGGTTCTAGGCCTTTAATTGAATTTCTTGAAGCAATTGGTAAGGATACAAGGGAAAAGCACCCGCGACAGGAGGTGGCAGCATTCATCAGCAAGTACATAAATGATAAAGGTCTTACTAGTgcagaaaagaagaagaaagtccTTTGTGATGAGAGACTTTTCGCTCTCTTTGGGAAGAAATCTATGTCGCGAATAAAAGTATTTGACATGCTGGAAGAGCACTTTGCTGAAAACCACAATGACTCTGATGATGATTTTCTGGACAGCTCAGATGAAGATTATGGAGAAAAAGATTCCTCACAGGTGAAAAAGATTCCTACTGGTCAGATGAAGAAGGTCCTTAAGACTCCTAAAAGCTGCTATGCTGCTGTTACTCCTGAAAATAtcaaacttatttatttaaagagaAGTGTAATTCAGGACCTCCTCAAGGTTCCTGAAAGCTTTGAATTTAAAGTAGTGGGGAGCTTTGTTAGATTGAAATCTGATCCGAATGACATTTATCAAAAGAATCGCTTCCAGCTTCAACAAGTCACAG GGATAGAGAAGATTTCTGGTACTGGTGATGCTGATATTGAAACCCACCTCCTAAGAGTTTCAAATTTCTTTAAGGGTGTTGACATTTGCATGTTGTCAGATGATAACTTTACTAAG GAAGAAGTTGAAGATGTTTGGGACAGGATTAAAGCTGGCTCGCTTAACAGGCTTACCGTC AATGTGGTTCAATTGAAGGCCCAAGTACTTCATGTTGATATCACAAAAAAT TGGATTGCCAAAGAAATTTCTCTGTTGCAAAAGCTTGCTGAACATGCCAATGAGAAAGGATGGCAAAGAGA GAAGTTCGAGTACCTAGAAAGAAGGAAATTGCTACAGAAACAATCTGAACAAGAAAAATTATTGCTCAAACTTCCTGAAGTGGTTGCTGAAGAATTAGAGCCTGAAGCTATGGTAACTGTTGCTTCTGAAAAAGCAGAAATAAGTGTGTGTTCTCCACAATCAATTCTTAGGGGAAGTTCTAACGTCTCCAGCACAGATGCTTCAG GGTCTGGAGATATTGGTACTCCACCTAAAGTTATTTTAAGTACTCTTCAAGTTCAGAATGGATGGATTGATTGGGTTGCCGACGTCCCTCTCCCAAAAG GGTCTGGAGAGAGCGATACTCCACCTAAAGTTATTTTAAGTGATTCACATACTCTTCAAGTTCAGAATGTAGGCATCGATTGGGTTGCCGACATCCCTCTCAAGGATCCAAAAG AGATTGGTACTCCAcctgaagttatttcaagtgaTTCACGGACTCTTGAAGCTCAAAATGGAGGCATCGATTGGGTTGCCAACATCCCTCTCAAGGATCCAAAAG ATATCATCAAACAAGAGATGCTGGTCACTAATGCAAACTGTGGTGAAAGCAGTAGAGAGACGCAGGGCATAGGTGTCGGAGATAATGAACCTCCGGGTCGGGGAGAGCCAGAACAACCACTTATTACAGCTCCCACTGTGATCTGTAATGGAAACAGTACAGCGACACAGGTGATGGGTTCTGGAGAAAAGAACCCTCAACCACCAAGTGCAACTACGGTGATTGAATTAAGCGACGATGACTCAGAAGATGATGTGCCAGACAGTGCAGGTATAAGTCATGGTGAAAACCCGAACGATGCTGTATGGCACTACGCAGATCCCCAAGGGCAAACTCAAGGTCCGTTCCCACTATCTTTATTGAAGCGCTGGAGTGATGCTAATTACTTCCCTTCAGGTTTCACAGTGTGGAAAACTGGTCAGACCTCTCACGAGGGACTTGTGTTAGTTGATGTTCTTCATCGGACATTCCCATATTGA